CCATCCAAAGTAAGGGAGAAAAATTGGTCCAGAATTTCAAATGACGCTTGCCAATCAATGTTTGACCTGTGTACTGGAACCTTCTTGAATCTGTTACTCAGAAAGTTTACAAGTAACAGGAATAATGGTAAGGTCAAGGTTGGGTTCAAGTGATGGAGTCTCTCTAAATTAAATCAAATAACATGTAAGAAACACATTAAGAGGTTACCATTAGCTATTTGATATTCAAGTGATTGAGTCTCGTCTTCCCATTTTTTCCATCTTCTCATCtgtaaaagaaagaaagaaaagtgtTATATTATTAACAGCTTCTCCCTTAATACATGGATGCCCTCGACTTAGTGTGATCTGATGATCCAAATTTAGCTTGTATTAGACAGTTATTTCCAATACTTTGCCCTCAATATGACTTTTCTATGGGGCTTAGGATTGACCAGACCAGTATTTTGCGTCCCTTAAACTACCAGTATTCACAATTTATGTGAACATGGGAAATAAGCAAAAGAATAAGGAGAAATTGTAATAGAGATAACAAGTGGTGACTCAAAAAAGTCACACATTACCTAGATTACCTAGTGCACAagtgtatatataataaaaaacacacaaactcattgccttaagcctaaggttttgtggtttGTGATTCTAACTTAAGATTTCTAATAAATTGCGTGTAATAGTTTTGATCACAAACACCTAACAGTAAACCAAAGTAATATTTTCAAAAGACCTCCAAGTGATTGAATGATTTCAATTTATAAATTACTAACGAGCAACATTGTTGATAAAGCCATTGACCCGGTGGCTCACTTTTTCTAAGTAATGGGAAAGAGGACCGAAACATGCCACTGAAAGACTCTACTGAGACAAACCGGAAGGCGGTAACCGGCTTCGGTGAAAACTCTTCCAACAATCAATCgcgtttttttgttttttaaaacgCGGAACCATATAAAAAATCGAAAAACCCCATGAAAGAAAGATTAAGGATTTTATTTTAGTAGGGCCCCAAAACGAAAAAAAAGGTGGGGAAACCAGAGTTGTCACGATAggaaagataaaaaataaatgactaGCGGAATAAGGAACAACGACTCTCTATTCTAAAACAACAATCCTTATTTGGCAACTCCGGGAGCAACTATTCATGGACATTATGGAGAAATGCTTTATGAAGGAGATATATTAGTTACatttatatatgaaaaatcGCGCGCCTTCATTTAATAAGGAGAGAAAGGTTAGGGGCTGAGAAAAGCTTGCTGTCTACTTCTCGAGCCTTCACTGCCCCGTTCTGTAACTTCCCTTCTTTAGTCCGTTCACGAGGCTGTAAAAAGAGAGATAGGGGCGGCTATATAGCGGGAGTTGTTTTGGTTGTATGCCACGAGGTCCCTATGGACAAGGGGACAAGTGAATCATCGCTTTTGGGCGCAGGCAGCCCTCTACCACCCATCCCATTGCATTCCATCGTCTCGTATTGTACTGTACCGTACATGTGTGTGGGGTAGGCATCCTCTGCACATGCGGGTGATGCGACGTGGCTTACAGTAGACTAGAGATCATTCGGAAAGGATCTTCGTCGAAAATGGGGGATCTTAGGCCCTGACTCACCCTCCGTGGACGAACCTTGCGGAGGAACCCTTAGGTTTTCGAGGCGAGAACTTATAATTGGGGACCGACAAACTGGAAAAATAGCTATAGGTATCGATACCATATTAAACCAAAAGCAAATGAACTCAAGGGCCACCTCTGAGAGTGAGACATTGTATTGTGTCTATGTAGCGATTGGATAGAAACGCTTGCTAAATAGTTCCCTTTTCCTTCTCTCTTTATGCTCGAAATCGTACTCACgatgagaagaaaaaagaaggcGTTAAGAGACTTTCCAATAAGCGGATAAGTTGAGGGGCTTGCTTCCCAAAATAAACTTCCCTTGCCTCCTCCTGGCCTTGACACTCTAGAATCCAAGAACACCTATACTGATCATGGCATAAACCATGCCTAGATACCCGAAGACCGGTTTTCCCGAAAAAGTCGAAACGATATGACTTATGATACCAGATCCAGGTAGAATGGGAATAATTTAATTGATGCTAATCccatcaaaaaaattattttccccCAAATTACCGATGACCCGACAGTATCatgtattttttcaattttttggaatAGTCTTTCACATTTCACGGATTGATCCCTAAACCTTCGCCTTCCCTACCCAAATGTtccaactcttaccacttgagttatcattcggtGCCATTAAAATCACCTTTTTAATCTTCTTTCTCATTTatcataataattttttttataacctAGTTAAAGTAGATTTTTCAAatagttttttcattttttttaaataatgatttaaaatatctgaaacaaatatcttaatttttttaaaattaattttaattaaaaaatttattttcacaAATAAATCTAAAAGAAACCCACATATTTGTCAGTAAAATAATCGATAGGTGGTTAGGAGCTAGAACGAATAGTTGCGTGTTCAATTTTTCAAAACACTATCTTTTGGATATCATTTAGTTTGTGATcgataaaatttaaaatattggaCTCCCTAATTTTTACTTTAAGCACTCTACGGGAAGATAATGATGGACATGCAAGTGGTAATTAAGTTGGCTTGTTCAATTGGTACTTAGTAGTCAATGCATTATAATGTTGAAAATGATCCACCTGACATTCAAATTCTCCTGTGAAAGATCATGAATGGGTTATCATGTTACATGTTAACAAAACTGCTATTTTGCAttgaatttgaaaaattaagaaagACAATTTTCATATTGGACCACTATCTTCTAGTATTTTCTACAGAATTGAAAGTGGTGAACATATATACCTTTGCCTTCCCAAGGCCCATTGTCAAAGTGCAGTACAGAATATGAAACACTGCCAAAATGGAGATGAAGATATTTAGCTGCAGAATTCCGTCACTTGAAACTAGACTAACCATGCCCTGCGCTCATCACCAATCATAAATATTTAAGTGATTAACCATAACATACACATAAATAAATCCCAAAGCAATGGGAAGGTGGGATtgagatttaattttatgtaaCAAAAAATGTCTCATTTCCTATTTCCTGTCTTAAGACATTGAAATTATGATACATCAATTAAGAAATACATGAAGAAGTGacatttataaattttatatttacaatttttaattgacataatataattttattgatGGAATAGAGAATAAGACGCTGGTTGAAGATAGAAGATCTTCATCCGACAAGATGAAAATACTTGTTATTTTGCAAGATGATATATAGAAGTGAAATCATCATAACCATTATATCAATGGTTAATATTAAAACATAAAATTGTGTGATTATTAAATAATCTCAACCACCCATTTATAATATATCACAATCACTTCTCATATTTGGCAATAAACATTCATTTCACCTTATATGAGTATTTGAGTTAGGACTAACTCTATGCCAAAAACTAACTTATGGGTGTTAGCTATGCCGTATATATTAACTTATTTGGTAATATTTCTatgagacttctcaacacatcATCTCATGTACAAAATTGGACATTGAAAGCGTGAAGTTTGCGAACATGAACATATGCAGATGACCCAACAACTAGATTAATAATAAGTTCAACTATTTAGAATTACAGTTAGAGCTAATTATCTATAAATAAAAACTAGCTTATATAAGAGTGATGATACCCTGGCCTATATGTTAACTTATTTGGCAATTGCTCCGTGGAGCTTCTGAACTCTGTCACGCCCATATCTGAACATTTAAAGCTTAAAGTTTATGGAATATGAATATTTTGGTTGACCTAATAAACAGAATAGTTGTTATACTGTATCAAAATTTGAGTTACTTATAAAAACATAAGCATTTGAGTTAGGATTAACCCTACCTAAAAACTAATTCAACATGTGATATGCCATTTATATAGATGCCGACTATATATAAATGAATTAATTAATCCCACCTTTGCTTCACAATAGTTGACCTCATATGCAGAATCGTTGGTAGGTGGAGTTTTGTCTAATTGTGTGGTTGAATCACGAGAAGCTGAGGCAGAAGCTAATCCTGTTAAGTAATTATCAGCAGAATCTTTACATGGTAAGAATGAATTTGCCACAGCCTTGTTGATGCAGATTTTGGATATCGGCACGTCTTCCGATATTGTAAGAAGAAACGACATGAAACCCAATTTCATCATTTCTATTCATCCATCGCCGATTGAGACAACAACAAATACCAAATTCATTAAACTAGCTTTTCATCAAAATAAGTCATCATTGTTGAGAAAAAAAAGTTGCCAATATAGGATACAAACCAACCTGTTTTAGTTTTAACTAGAGCCATCTCTagtgattttcttttctttttcctcagGAACTGAAGCATTTGATGATGATACATGAAAAACAAGGTCAGGATTGAATTCTTAATGTTCATGAAATTTATATCTACTCATCGATAAGCTATAATTAATTTCCTACATATGGTTAATAAATgtagggttaatcctctaattggtccctgtggttgtgtggccgtctgaaattagtccctcccgtaaaatctaagtcctcgcgtttgaaaaagtgtatgtagcaggtcctcgccggaaggactaatttccacacacttttcaaacacgaggacttagattttacgagagggactaatttcagacggccacacaaccacagggaccaattagaggattatcCCATAAATGTACTAGTAGTCTATATATTAATTACCTTAGTCAATTTGTGGATACCTCCTTCAATGATCAAAGTTATTATAAGGAGGAAGAAGCAAAAGATTGAGACAGACCATGTTGGCGTTTCTTCAAGGGATCTTTGATATTCTCCTTCCTCCATAAGAACTTGCCTGTAATAATGATGATGTGTGTGCGTTTATCATATGCATATGTATAATGTATGATGGTTATATAAGTAAAGGGAAAGCTCAATTGAGAGGTGTGGCTAGCTTTGATAGACAATATACGTAGCTAGTAATATTATCGTAATTATATAGATATGAACGATTTGTGCTAGTCATAATCTGAGGAAAGTGATTAGAATTGAATATAACACGAGAGAAAATtgacagagaaaaaaaaacaataaactaTAGTACTGCCAGCAACATCTTTATAGATTATGTCTGCTATTGTTTAATCCCAAAACTCCGTACACCGTACACACATGGGGAATTTGGCATCTTTCTTGCCGTCACAAAAAGTCAGCCATCAAGTTGAATATGCTTTCATTTGAAGAAGGGAGTTTATTTTAACACCCCACCCATCACAAAGCCCAATATTCTTTTTAAATTAAACTAGTAATTAATTTCTAAAATGTCATCTGCTTCTTATTTACCGGTTTCTAAAAGTATTTAGTACTACATCTTTATGATTTTACATTGCTAAAAttttacattaattttttttttctaagtaTGCTTGGAGTAATGATACTTAGACATACAAATAATGAGACAGTTTAATTTTCTCTCAATTTTGTAGCTATTTGTTATCATATATCCACTacaaaaaagtgttttttagaGGCATTTATTTTGTTAAATTGTGGCATTTAATAAGTGCCACAAATGTTATTACTGGCATTCACTTTAAGTGCCCCTATTCCAGGTGCCACAACTGCCTTTGTGGCATTTTTTGCTTAAATGTCGGTTTTGTATGTCACTACTGGTATTGGCATCTTTAAATGCCACGAAATGCACCAACCATTGAATTAGGCTCAAACTTTACTGACATCCTTTAAGTGCCACAAAATGCATAATTCAGGTTTTGACCCATCTAagtgaattttattttattttatttgtgaaTCAATTTAAATGAATTCTTAAAATCTCTAATATATTGGTGATTAGGGATTAAACTAACACCAAAGTAAGCAAAGAGAGAATAGgataaaaaataacataatgAATATTAATAAGCATGAGTATGATAATGCTACAAGTAATTGTAAGACCACTCTTCAAAGGTGGTTCAGtcactcataaaaaaaattataattcacTACTTTTACATATCTCAAATATGCAACATCTTTACTAAATTTTGAGTATGCCTCAAGATGTCACAAGGTTCAATCCAACATGAACATGAAAGTAAATATATGGTTCTAGCATCTGAATTTGAGTACACAAGAATTTAAAAACTCAAttatttttagacatttcttCATTGTATctattttgtcattaattgaccCTGCAATGAAAAGGGTAGACATTTGTCAAATTTCTAATCAGTAGCTGATACTAATAAACCATAAGTCAATATAATAATCTGAAAGTATGAATTATCTAAAATGAAATCAAAATTAAGATGGAAATAGATTCATGTACAAATCAGAGTTAAAGGGTTCAATAAAATTGGAAGTACAATGCTTTATAAAACATGAAGTTCTTCCATTAATCGCACACATAGATATAGTTACAGCAGTGCCATTTAAGTTTCAGACCAAACATTAATTCTCTACAGATGAAAAGATCACTGAATTATCAAGTCTTTTTAGAATAAAAAAGGGGGAAAACCCACATAAAATTTCTCAAGTCCCAAACAGATACTACAGTTAAACAAGATGCTAAAACAAAGTGGATGACAGAACAATTGTGGAAGCAAGGACCCAATCAAATAATCACTTCAATGAGAAATAGAAATGAAAACATTCAGCATTCAAAACTAAATTTCCAAAGTAGTAGCAAACATGACTAACCTCACTAACATTAGTGAAATCCCTTTGCATGATCAACATTTTCAACCGGTTCATCATTAGCATTGGCATtgtccttaaaaattaaaaccacACCAAATCAGCATTTGTACTCATTAAAAACTGCAACATATTACCTTAGTTAAATCAAGAAGCAAAATTACCATTTGAGTAAAAGTCGCGAACAAAGCACCCAAGTTTGCTGAGATATTTGTTTCTTTCATTTGCATAAATGCAAactgtaacaccctctaaaccccgcgcaattattatagcataaatcagagtaaaatgcataacatagAGGGTGTCACATTTATTCTCCATatacataaatcaaaacacctgtcatgctcataataaatatataaattttccaactttaatgtctcaacttcatatgcatagcacagcggatttatttttcaactcaaagataaaacataacccaaaaataaattaagagagTACATgaaataactcttaacatccagGTAAAATACTAAATGTTTCCCCGTGTTAAATAATAGAGCATGACTCCCATAACTAAACTACCTATAACAGACTAACTCCTCCGACTAACcttgcgagaagctccactatcctcgacacctgagcgatgtcgcatagaacatcattccaacataaggatgagaactcatatcatatggatacgCATAATACTAAATAATGTAAAAACTTATCTATGTTCcacataaattcttcacacttcactaacaaataataaattatgtaatttaatataatcaatcaatctcacAACTATGACAatcactactagaaaaactagttttcacatcgggtatttttgagttttaacatcagtttttatccgatgtaaacaatgttgatgtggtatctcctaaccttttcacatcgggtttataaccgatgtgaaaagtatacctttcacatcggttaagtcaaccaactgatgtgaaatgtacacttttcacatcggttcaatcagccaactgatgtgaaatgtacacttttcacatcggttaagtcagccaactgatgtgaaatgtacacttttcacatcggttctttcatccaaccgatgtgaaatgtatacttttcacatcggttagacaaaaaaccgatgtgaaatatgtatacttttcacatcggttagacaaaaaaccgatgtgaaaagtcagTTAGActgaaaaccgatgtgaaaagtatacttttcacatcagttagactgaaaaccgatgtgaatgctcaaccagttttttttttttttttcacacgaATTTGACTtgaatatacatatttttttaatgaaaatttattaaaataaaaagagatcttgagaacacactctctcaagtgagttaaacatccaaggtcccagcaaaagagaaaacataATAGCCTAAAAGAACTAGAACAATTCAGCAATTCTAGTTCTTTAAATGAAGTTAAACAGCAACTGCTCATGAAATTAGGACAAAATAGTTAAACAACAACAATTCAGCAAAACAGCAACAGTTCAGCAAATTAATGCTCCAAGCAGGAAAGCCACCAGCACCATAAGCATAAATTAGGAGAGCAGCGGAGGTGAGCAACTTTGAACCCTATAAACAGATGCAATAAATACAGAGATCAACAATCCATGTTATAAGGTAAGAGACCATTGAAAATGAATGCCATCTGATGCTGCACCCTGATGTGAACCCATCCAGTTCTCCAAAAAGTATCATCTGAGACATCCAGTAGCCTACCCAAACTAGAAGTCAGATCATAGCAAATCTGCAAAATAACAACCAGGTCATGATAGTCAAATTTAAAGAGAAATAACCACCCAGGTCATTTGTCAATAACTTAAGAAGAAAAAGCTTACTTCCTCCCAAACAGCTTCAGCCTGGCGCAGATAAATTGTCAAAACAATACAACCAGGTCGTATGTAGCTTTCAATATCAGTAGGACTGTGTGATAACCAGTCAAGAATCTGGCAATTGAAATCCTCAGTGTGATTAAATTTGGAGAGAAACAAATGAAAAGCAGTTACTCGTAGCTGCTTTGGAAAGCTTAAAGTACCTGTGCTCTAAGTATAAGAGGAAAATCACTCGGCTCTTTACCAAAGAGTTTGAAAACAATACGATCTGTGCGACACTGAAACGTGGAAACAAAAAACTAACAGTTAAATGAATACAATTTCAATATATgataaatttaacaaaaaaatgcGTTGTTCAAAAACCTGGGTGAAAAGGGGAAATAATTACCCCATTGTTATTGATTTATTCTGTTATATTTTCCCAAAGTCCTTTTTTTGTGAGAGTGGGGTTTTGACTATGAGAGCTTATTTAATCAAATACTGGAAGCAGTGAGTACCATAAATTCCATATATGAAGGCAGGCAATGATTAATTAATAGGAATACAgacaatttgtttttgtttttcaaactTTTGCCTCAGCAACTTAACTACTTAAGCAAGCAGCATCACATTTGACCCTAAGGAAGGACCAACATTGTCTGAATCTTTCTCACTACCATAACTACTGGATGCAACAACACCATCAAGCATCCTCAAGACAGGTCAATGGGGATAAAAGGCTAAATCCAGACAAGCTATTTAAACCAGGATTTGTGCAGGCATATGTGTTTCTATACAGTACACTATATGAAGCAGCATAAAGACTGGAGACGCATCCAGTAAGAACTAGAGTGATCAAATCAGAATACTCATATATTCATATCAAAGTTTCTATGGTTTTCTGTGGAGGTCAAATATCCTGGGATCAATCCCTCCAAATATGCAAAGCCAGTCTTTTCCAATCCTCCCCCAAGGTCTCAAAACCCCCcttcaaataaatatataaaaaaactctagaccccacccccaaaacaaaaaaagaccAAATTTCATTCTTCATATATTTCACAGAAATCATGCAGCTAAACCAATTAAAGATGACGGTAATGCTACTTTCGGAGCATGACTAAATGAAATAGTTCATTTTTTATAGTCATACCACCAAGATGGAATTGTGTGTCAAGACATCACCAAAAAAGTCTAATAACCAAGACCACAAATAGACTTGTAATTTCAGTAAAACATCCTCAATTTTCTATACAAAGTTACACAATCGGAATATACCTGAGCTTCTCCAGTGGAACTAGAAGGGGAGTGGgcagatccagactctgaattTCTACTTGTCTGAGGTGGACTTGACTGATGGGAATCTTGTTGTGTCCATGGGTAATCAAGAGAGCTAGTGAC
This portion of the Lotus japonicus ecotype B-129 chromosome 3, LjGifu_v1.2 genome encodes:
- the LOC130742574 gene encoding squamosa promoter-binding-like protein 1; translated protein: MVPTLLSNGSQGSPTDIRQHQTVSMNKMQQEVVHAHDARATDQQLMSYIKPSISNTPPAYAEARDSTAGQIKMNNFDLNDIYIDSDDGIEDLERLPGTTNHVTSSLDYPWTQQDSHQSSPPQTSRNSESGSAHSPSSSTGEAQCRTDRIVFKLFGKEPSDFPLILRAQILDWLSHSPTDIESYIRPGCIVLTIYLRQAEAVWEEICYDLTSSLGRLLDVSDDTFWRTGWVHIRVQHQMAFIFNGLLPYNMDC